The following coding sequences are from one Capsicum annuum cultivar UCD-10X-F1 chromosome 3, UCD10Xv1.1, whole genome shotgun sequence window:
- the LOC124896705 gene encoding glycine-rich protein 23-like, with protein sequence MLGAAAVGNGAAGGGWGPSGGWLGIGWRLGGGLVYPAGGGGGTGGDGEGGGGGLHNRGGGGNRLGTDGRRRGLEVGAGGGVGSAPKDSGGAGDRGPVRERGREGRRQSRRSGPEVGSGRRRWSATATGAGDRS encoded by the coding sequence ATGCTTGGGGCTGCGGCTGTTGGAAACGGAGCGGCGGGTGGCGGCTGGGGACCGAGCGGCGGCTGGCTGGGGATCGGGTGGCGGCTGGGGGGAGGGTTGGTGTACCccgccggggggggggggggtacggGGGGGGacggggagggggggggggggggtctgcACAACCGGGGGGGAGGGGGGAACCGGCTTGGAACCGACGGTCGGCGCCGCGGACTAGAGGTCGGTGCCGGCGGTGgagtcgggtcggcgccgaaggacAGCggcggcgccggggaccggggacCGGTGCgggagagagggagagagggtcGACGCCAGAGCCGGAGGTCGGGCCCGGAGGttgggtcgggtcggcgccgatggtcggcgacggcgacgggggccGGTGATCGGAGCTAG